Within Alcaligenes sp. SDU_A2, the genomic segment CGCTCCATCCTCTGCATGTAGACCAGATCACCGTCGGCCAGGGCCTATACGAACAAACCTGCCTACATTGCCACGGCGTCGGGGGGCAAAACCCCACACGCCAACCCGACGGTCGCTGGCCCGCCCTGCTGGGCCCCAGCTTATTTAGCAACCGCCCTGCGGGCGATCTGCTCTGGCATGTGCGCCACGGCGACCCGAGCCAAAACCCCGTTGCCCCCTGGCACGCTGCGGGCGCGGAGCTGTCGGATCAGGCTATCTGGCAGATACTGGACTATCTGCGGCTTAGTGCCGCCGGTACGGAAGCGCGGCAGGACAGCGGCTGGCAACACGCGCTGCAAGCGCCCGATTTGCCTCTTTCCTGCGCCCATCGGGCCGCTGCTGATTCTTTGCACAGTTTGCGCGGCCGTATTCTTCGCATCGTGGCCTACGACACACAGGGGCCACCGTTGTATCCCGACCCGCTGCTGTTCACCATCGCCCTGTCCCGCAGTCCGATGTCCGTCTCATCCCGCCCCAGCGGGGCGGACTGCGTAGCGCAATCCTCCGCCGCCTGGCATGCCTACGCCCTGATCGCCGGACGCCATGCCGACCAATTGGCCGGCACCCAGTTTCTGGTCGACCGCCAGGGCTGGTTGCGCAGCCTGGCTGCGCCCGATGCCGCTTCCGGCTGGTCCCGCCCCGACAGCATGTGCCTGCCCGGACAAGCCCCTGCCCAGGCCAACGATGCGAGCACCGAGACCCTGTTGCGACGCATCGATATGCTGACCGTGGAGCCGCCGCTGTATCGCCCCGCGCCATCCTGAGTTCTGTCACCGGGCCCATGCGGCTCTCTATCCACCTTACAAGGCATCTTGACCATGAGCACTCTCCAGGAATATCTACACCATAAGCGGGCCGCCCTGTATACACTGCGCAGCCGCGACCCGCTTCAGGTCGAACCGCTGGTGCTGAAAGCACGGGCCAGCGCCGAAGGGCGCAGCGGGGTGCGCCGCATCCGCATCCGCCATCATCAAGTCATCAGCGACAGCCCATCGGACTTTGCCGGTTACGATCTGGGCCCCGCTTCGCCCGAGCTGCTGCTGGGTTCGCTGTCCAGCTGCCTGACCCATATCTTCCTGATTCAGGCCTCGGATCTTCAGATTCCGCTGGACCGCCTGGAAGTCGAAGTCCAGGGACTGCAAGACCCACGCGCAGGCCAGCCCGGCCATGAGAGCACGCCCATTCACCCATATGACATCCAATACACGGTAGAACTGGAGTCTGCGGCCTCGCCCGAAAAAATCGAGCAGTTATACGCCGCCGTCCGGCAAGCCTGCCCGGTGCTGCAACTGTTGAACCGGCCTCAATCCGTCACGGGCCACCTGATACACAACGGCGAGCGTTTCAAAGAGGCATAAATTAAGTATCATTTCAGATTGACCTGACCTTTCCTGGCGCTGACTTTGCACGCCAGCGCCACCCGCCAATGCGCCCAGATACCCAGCAGTACCGCGAACTTTTCCTGAACGATGTGCCGCTGATGGACGCTCGCGCGCCGGTGGAATTTGCCAAAGGCGCATTCCCATGTGCCATCAACCTTCCCCTGATGGACGACGAACAGCGCCGCCGGGTCGGGCTGTGCTACAAGCAGCAAGGCCAACAAGCGGCGATGGAACTGGGCCACCGACTGGTCAGCGGTCCGCTTAAACAAGAACGTCTGCACGCCTGGGCGCAATTTGCCCAGGCCCACCCGCAGGGCTACCTGTATTGCTTTCGCGGCGGCTTGCGTTCGCAGATCACGCAGTCCTGGCTGCAGGCCGAAGCCGGCGTGGCCTACCCACGCGTGATCGGCGGCTATAAAGCCATGCGCACGTTTCTGCTGGACAATATCGAACAAAGCCTGGCCAGTGCCCGCTTTACCGTCCTGGGCGGCATGACAGGCACCGGCAAGACCGATGTGCTCCAACAGTTGGCGCACAGTCTGGATCTGGAAAGCCACGCGCACCACAGGGGATCGAGCTTTGGCAAACACGCCACCCCGCAACCTGCGCAGATCGACTTTGAACACCGGCTGTCCATCGACCTGCTGAAAAAACGCGCCCAAGGACATCAGCGCTTTGTGCTGGAGGACGAAGGCCAGATCATCGGCAGTTGCAGTCTGCCGCTGGGCCTGTATCGCGGTATGCAGCAATGGCCCATTGTCTGGCTGGAGGACAGCCTGGAAAACCGCATCGAACGCATCTTGCGCGACTATGT encodes:
- a CDS encoding c-type cytochrome; translation: MLTGSIVLAWGALLLRLLHWLGIAMLLAVGLTWLSQRSVPLRPRRMAATGLLLATLAAAGWPVLYALAVFAPTRHWEVLASLGMHTAAAWFPPLSSLTALQPPWPLAWRPDPDIPVSYHALSQIRQSILVLVVGLSAVLATLIQNRLNAALLLALATGAGTLWLQPRPELLLVQATPDSFRQPLHPLHVDQITVGQGLYEQTCLHCHGVGGQNPTRQPDGRWPALLGPSLFSNRPAGDLLWHVRHGDPSQNPVAPWHAAGAELSDQAIWQILDYLRLSAAGTEARQDSGWQHALQAPDLPLSCAHRAAADSLHSLRGRILRIVAYDTQGPPLYPDPLLFTIALSRSPMSVSSRPSGADCVAQSSAAWHAYALIAGRHADQLAGTQFLVDRQGWLRSLAAPDAASGWSRPDSMCLPGQAPAQANDASTETLLRRIDMLTVEPPLYRPAPS
- a CDS encoding OsmC family protein; amino-acid sequence: MSTLQEYLHHKRAALYTLRSRDPLQVEPLVLKARASAEGRSGVRRIRIRHHQVISDSPSDFAGYDLGPASPELLLGSLSSCLTHIFLIQASDLQIPLDRLEVEVQGLQDPRAGQPGHESTPIHPYDIQYTVELESAASPEKIEQLYAAVRQACPVLQLLNRPQSVTGHLIHNGERFKEA
- the mnmH gene encoding tRNA 2-selenouridine(34) synthase MnmH, translating into MRPDTQQYRELFLNDVPLMDARAPVEFAKGAFPCAINLPLMDDEQRRRVGLCYKQQGQQAAMELGHRLVSGPLKQERLHAWAQFAQAHPQGYLYCFRGGLRSQITQSWLQAEAGVAYPRVIGGYKAMRTFLLDNIEQSLASARFTVLGGMTGTGKTDVLQQLAHSLDLESHAHHRGSSFGKHATPQPAQIDFEHRLSIDLLKKRAQGHQRFVLEDEGQIIGSCSLPLGLYRGMQQWPIVWLEDSLENRIERILRDYVVNLRAEFSALHGEQLGFDLYAQRLRQSLDRITKRLGHQRHDHLAAIMDAALAEQGRSGMVDGHRDWISGLLIQYYDPMYIYQRQQKAGRVLFQGDADAVVDYLRRNA